In one window of Nocardia brasiliensis DNA:
- a CDS encoding DUF4360 domain-containing protein: protein MYKKFAVVGAALFAFALPMSGSPVSGQPGSDWPGAPPDKIVIDVVTVNGTGCPKDTAAVAVSPDNTAFTVTYSAYTAQVGPGAGPTDFRKNCQLNLKVHVPQGFTYGIAQADYRGFASLAKGATALERARYYFQGNSPTDFVDHTFKGPFNDDWQKTDTTEVGAIVYLPCGETRNFNINTQLRVDAGSSDPKKTSFITMDSTDGAINTTYHFAWKQCPSS, encoded by the coding sequence ATGTACAAGAAATTTGCCGTCGTCGGCGCCGCCCTATTTGCGTTCGCTTTGCCGATGTCCGGTTCCCCTGTTTCTGGGCAGCCCGGATCCGACTGGCCGGGCGCCCCACCGGACAAGATCGTCATCGACGTCGTGACCGTCAATGGCACCGGTTGCCCCAAGGATACTGCGGCAGTGGCGGTTTCGCCCGACAACACCGCGTTCACCGTGACCTACAGCGCCTACACCGCCCAGGTCGGCCCAGGCGCTGGCCCGACCGACTTCCGCAAGAATTGCCAGCTCAACCTGAAGGTGCATGTCCCGCAGGGCTTCACCTACGGAATCGCGCAAGCGGATTACCGCGGTTTCGCGAGTTTGGCAAAGGGCGCGACCGCGCTGGAACGGGCTCGCTACTATTTCCAGGGTAATTCGCCCACCGACTTCGTCGATCACACATTCAAGGGACCGTTCAACGACGACTGGCAGAAGACCGATACCACCGAGGTAGGGGCAATCGTCTATCTGCCCTGCGGTGAAACCCGGAACTTCAACATCAATACCCAGTTGCGGGTGGACGCGGGCTCCTCCGATCCGAAGAAAACCAGCTTCATCACGATGGACTCGACGGACGGCGCCATCAACACCACCTACCACTTCGCGTGGAAGCAGTGCCCGAGCTCCTGA
- a CDS encoding KGG domain-containing protein: MADAPRGFAAMDAAQQRKIASLGGKASSGSFDNDPERASAAGKKGAAAQPTEAKRLGGAHSHRNR, from the coding sequence ATGGCCGACGCCCCACGCGGCTTTGCCGCCATGGACGCAGCACAGCAGCGCAAGATCGCCAGCCTGGGCGGCAAGGCGAGCAGCGGCAGCTTCGACAACGACCCCGAGCGGGCCAGTGCGGCGGGCAAGAAGGGTGCGGCGGCGCAACCGACCGAGGCCAAACGCCTCGGCGGCGCGCACAGCCACCGCAACCGCTGA
- a CDS encoding glycosyltransferase 87 family protein: MSSVTTRVEPEAQHRRLGVVVWLAPVLAIGFSVFCLLLPVWPFHKITGGFIDLQVYRLGVDALRHGKDMYGQLPQTTIGAGLPFIYPPFAALALSPFAVLPWQAAAFTFFVSSVAALGLTLYLVARRIWPEQGQRKLALLATLCATPLALLLEPVHATLDFGQVNLLLMALVAADCLAHKPRWRRGMLIGIAAAIKLTPAAFVIYFLVRRDYRSAATAAITGAAATGLGFVLLPHESTKYWFGGLGNVSGLSGSAFHTNQSIQAVLARLQVPEPAFTVLWLVLGAALLVLVVAAMRRAAEFAPLALGCNAVFTLLLSPISWSHHWVWIAPALFGAVGYAATRLPRRQAIGWWVTIAVITAVFVYGPQNWLPDGEHRETRWTAWQHVVGNTYVWFSVLLVALFFLSGRRVVARAEPAPVLVAQHQS; encoded by the coding sequence ATGAGTAGTGTCACCACCCGCGTTGAGCCGGAAGCACAGCACCGTCGACTCGGGGTCGTGGTGTGGCTGGCACCGGTCCTGGCCATCGGGTTCTCCGTGTTCTGTCTGCTGCTGCCGGTGTGGCCGTTCCACAAGATCACCGGCGGCTTCATCGACCTGCAGGTCTATCGCCTTGGCGTGGACGCGCTGCGCCACGGCAAGGACATGTACGGCCAACTGCCGCAGACCACGATCGGCGCGGGACTGCCGTTCATCTATCCGCCGTTCGCCGCGCTGGCATTGAGCCCGTTCGCGGTGCTGCCCTGGCAGGCCGCCGCGTTCACCTTCTTCGTGTCCTCGGTGGCCGCGCTGGGTCTGACGCTGTACCTGGTCGCGCGTCGGATCTGGCCCGAGCAAGGACAGCGCAAGCTCGCGCTGCTCGCGACGCTGTGCGCCACCCCGCTGGCCCTGCTGTTGGAACCGGTGCACGCCACGCTGGACTTCGGCCAGGTGAACCTGCTGCTCATGGCGCTGGTCGCGGCCGACTGCCTGGCCCACAAGCCGCGCTGGCGTCGCGGCATGCTGATCGGCATCGCGGCCGCGATCAAGCTGACCCCGGCCGCGTTCGTCATCTATTTCCTGGTGCGCCGGGACTACCGGTCGGCGGCGACGGCGGCGATCACCGGCGCCGCGGCGACCGGTCTCGGCTTCGTGCTGCTGCCGCACGAGTCGACCAAGTACTGGTTCGGCGGACTCGGCAACGTGTCGGGATTGAGCGGCTCCGCGTTCCACACCAATCAGTCGATCCAGGCCGTGCTGGCTCGGTTGCAGGTGCCGGAGCCCGCGTTCACCGTGCTCTGGCTGGTGCTCGGCGCCGCGCTGCTGGTGCTGGTGGTCGCGGCGATGCGGCGCGCGGCCGAGTTCGCGCCGCTGGCGCTGGGGTGCAACGCGGTGTTCACCCTGTTGCTCTCGCCGATCTCCTGGTCGCATCACTGGGTCTGGATCGCGCCCGCCCTGTTCGGTGCGGTCGGCTATGCCGCGACCCGGCTGCCACGCCGCCAGGCCATCGGCTGGTGGGTGACGATCGCGGTCATCACCGCGGTCTTCGTGTACGGTCCGCAGAACTGGCTGCCCGACGGCGAGCATCGGGAAACCCGATGGACCGCTTGGCAACACGTGGTCGGCAACACCTATGTCTGGTTCAGCGTGCTGCTCGTCGCCTTGTTCTTCCTGTCCGGCCGCAGAGTCGTGGCCAGGGCCGAGCCCGCGCCGGTTCTGGTGGCACAGCATCAATCCTGA
- a CDS encoding ankyrin repeat domain-containing protein: MGADMDPELVELATKVFDFARQGDATALATYIDAGVPANLTNEAGDTLLMLATYHGHRDAVAALLDRDADPTRANDKGQTPLAGAVFKGETEIVRLLLESGADPDAGTPSARDAAVMFGKADLIELFRDY, encoded by the coding sequence ATGGGCGCTGACATGGATCCGGAACTCGTCGAGCTCGCGACCAAAGTGTTCGATTTCGCCCGGCAAGGCGATGCGACGGCGCTGGCGACGTACATAGACGCGGGAGTACCCGCGAACCTCACCAACGAAGCAGGCGACACGTTGCTCATGCTCGCCACCTACCACGGACACCGCGACGCCGTCGCGGCGTTGCTCGACCGCGACGCCGACCCGACCCGGGCCAACGACAAGGGCCAGACCCCACTGGCGGGCGCGGTGTTCAAGGGAGAGACCGAGATCGTGCGGCTGCTGCTCGAATCCGGGGCCGACCCGGACGCGGGCACCCCCTCGGCCCGCGACGCCGCGGTGATGTTCGGCAAGGCGGACCTGATCGAGTTGTTCCGCGACTATTGA
- a CDS encoding nitroreductase family deazaflavin-dependent oxidoreductase, which produces MAEKSFNEQVIDEFRANAGKVGGMFEGAHMVLITTTGAKSGRQITNPLVYLPDGDRVVLIASNGGADKHPSWYFNLRANPELIVEIGTERYPAKAEEVTGAERDALFARMVEIMPGFGDYEAKTSRRIPVFAVYREQA; this is translated from the coding sequence GTGGCAGAGAAGAGCTTCAACGAGCAGGTCATCGACGAATTCCGCGCGAACGCGGGCAAGGTCGGCGGCATGTTCGAAGGCGCGCACATGGTGCTGATCACCACGACGGGCGCGAAGTCCGGCAGGCAGATCACCAACCCGCTGGTCTACCTGCCCGACGGCGACCGGGTGGTGCTCATCGCCTCCAACGGCGGCGCGGACAAGCACCCGAGCTGGTATTTCAACCTGCGCGCGAATCCCGAGCTGATCGTGGAGATCGGCACCGAGCGCTACCCGGCCAAGGCCGAGGAGGTCACCGGCGCCGAACGCGACGCGCTGTTCGCCAGGATGGTCGAGATCATGCCAGGCTTCGGCGACTACGAGGCGAAGACCTCGCGGCGCATCCCGGTGTTCGCGGTCTACCGCGAGCAGGCCTAG
- a CDS encoding FAD-dependent oxidoreductase, producing the protein MSERLVVIGADAAGMSAASQARRLRPSDELEIVVFERGRFTSYSACGIPYWVGGDVRDRDDLIARTPEEHRARDIDLRLRTEVIELDVTGRRVKARALDTGAESWTGYDKLVIATGARPIRPPMPGIDATGVHGVQTLDDGQALIDTLESTSGTRAVVVGAGYIGVEMAEALIQRGYEVTMLHRGPEPMATMDPDMGALVREAMSGMGITVVSEAEVTEVRADEHGRARAVVAANTEYPADVVVLGIGVRPDTEIARAAGLPLGAHGGLLTDLAMRVRGHENIWAGGDCVEVLDLVSGRERHVALGTHANKHGQIIGAGVGGGYATFPGVVGTAVSKVCDLEVARTGLREKDARAAGLQYVTVAIESTSRAGYYPDAAAMTVKMLAERHTGRLLGVQIVGREGAGKRVDIAAVALTARMTVEQMTALDLGYAPPFSPVWDPVLVAARKAVGAVRARG; encoded by the coding sequence ATGAGTGAACGTCTGGTGGTCATCGGCGCCGACGCGGCGGGCATGTCGGCGGCGTCGCAGGCCCGCAGGCTGCGGCCGTCGGACGAACTGGAGATCGTCGTCTTCGAACGGGGCAGGTTCACCTCCTACTCCGCCTGCGGTATCCCGTACTGGGTGGGCGGCGACGTGCGCGACCGGGACGACCTGATCGCCCGCACGCCCGAAGAGCATCGGGCCCGCGACATCGATCTGCGGCTGCGCACCGAGGTGATCGAGCTCGACGTCACGGGCCGCCGGGTCAAGGCCCGTGCGCTCGACACCGGTGCCGAATCCTGGACCGGCTACGACAAATTGGTGATCGCCACCGGCGCCCGTCCGATCCGCCCGCCGATGCCGGGCATCGACGCCACCGGCGTGCACGGCGTACAGACGCTCGACGACGGGCAGGCGCTCATCGATACCCTCGAGTCCACGAGCGGCACCCGCGCCGTGGTGGTCGGCGCGGGCTATATCGGCGTCGAGATGGCCGAGGCGCTGATCCAGCGCGGCTACGAGGTGACGATGCTGCACCGCGGGCCGGAGCCGATGGCGACCATGGACCCGGACATGGGCGCGCTGGTGCGAGAAGCCATGAGCGGCATGGGAATCACGGTGGTCAGCGAGGCCGAGGTGACCGAGGTGCGCGCCGATGAGCACGGCCGCGCTCGCGCGGTGGTGGCCGCGAATACCGAATACCCGGCCGATGTAGTCGTACTCGGGATAGGGGTGCGCCCCGACACCGAGATCGCGCGCGCGGCGGGCCTACCGCTCGGTGCGCACGGCGGCCTGCTGACCGACCTGGCCATGCGGGTGCGCGGTCACGAGAACATCTGGGCGGGCGGCGATTGCGTCGAGGTGCTCGACCTGGTGTCGGGCCGCGAGCGCCACGTCGCACTGGGCACCCACGCCAACAAGCACGGTCAGATCATCGGCGCGGGCGTCGGCGGGGGATACGCGACCTTCCCCGGTGTCGTCGGTACCGCGGTGAGCAAGGTATGTGATCTCGAGGTGGCCCGAACGGGGTTGCGCGAGAAGGACGCTCGGGCCGCCGGGTTGCAATACGTCACGGTCGCCATCGAATCCACCAGCCGCGCCGGCTATTACCCCGACGCCGCGGCGATGACGGTGAAGATGCTCGCCGAGCGGCACACCGGCAGGCTGCTCGGCGTGCAGATCGTCGGCAGGGAGGGCGCGGGCAAGCGTGTCGACATCGCCGCCGTCGCGCTCACCGCCCGGATGACCGTGGAGCAGATGACCGCCCTCGACCTCGGCTACGCGCCGCCGTTCTCCCCGGTGTGGGATCCGGTCCTGGTGGCGGCGCGTAAAGCGGTCGGGGCGGTGCGCGCCCGCGGCTAG
- a CDS encoding amino acid permease — protein MTDNPPPPSDDERRLAELGYKQELARSWSGFSNFAISFTIVSILTGGLASYGIGLANGGPITMAWGWPLVSIMVLFVGMAMAELASAYPTSGGLYWWAAQLGGPVWGWFTGWFNLIGQIAVTAAIDYGAAIFTTVVLNVIGIDIGTDRTAIFLVFLVILVLHAVLNAIGPHLSAVINNISAWWHVGGVAIFVLVLAFGAEQHQSVGFVFTETVDNSAVGFGGVAFSFLLGLLHAQYTFTGYDASAHMSEETHDASRMAAKGIINTIVVSAVAGYLLIMAVTFAIPNLDDALDPAKNSGYPVIYILENSLNSFWSGLLLIIAAIAQLFCGYASVTSASRMLFAFARDGAVPGSALWSKLSARKVPVNAVLFISVFAFVLLIPSMLVPAENAPTAYAAATSVATIGLYIAYGIPILLRQLHGARFRTGPWQLGRWYRPVGIVALVWIVVISVLFVLPMDDRGYPWNGEFTWNTVNYAPIALAGVVGAIGIWWLVSARTWFTGPKRTVEGAPDDEAPVTA, from the coding sequence ATGACCGATAACCCGCCGCCACCTTCCGACGACGAACGCCGGCTCGCCGAGCTCGGCTACAAACAGGAATTGGCGCGATCCTGGTCCGGATTCTCGAACTTCGCCATCAGCTTCACCATCGTCTCCATCCTGACCGGCGGATTGGCCAGTTACGGAATAGGTTTGGCCAACGGCGGGCCGATCACCATGGCCTGGGGCTGGCCGCTGGTCTCGATCATGGTGTTGTTCGTCGGCATGGCGATGGCGGAACTGGCCTCGGCCTATCCCACCTCCGGTGGCCTGTACTGGTGGGCGGCTCAGCTCGGCGGGCCGGTCTGGGGCTGGTTCACCGGCTGGTTCAACCTGATCGGCCAGATCGCGGTGACCGCGGCGATCGATTACGGCGCGGCGATATTCACCACCGTGGTGCTGAACGTGATCGGCATCGATATCGGCACCGACCGCACCGCGATTTTCCTGGTCTTCCTGGTGATCCTGGTGCTGCACGCGGTGCTCAACGCGATCGGGCCGCACCTGTCTGCGGTGATCAACAATATCTCCGCGTGGTGGCACGTCGGCGGTGTCGCGATCTTCGTGCTTGTGCTCGCCTTCGGGGCCGAACAGCATCAGAGCGTCGGCTTCGTGTTCACCGAAACGGTGGACAACAGCGCGGTCGGCTTCGGCGGCGTGGCGTTCAGCTTCCTGCTCGGCCTGCTGCACGCTCAATACACCTTCACCGGCTACGACGCCTCCGCGCACATGTCCGAGGAAACCCACGATGCCTCGCGCATGGCGGCCAAGGGCATCATCAACACCATCGTGGTGTCCGCGGTCGCCGGATATCTGCTGATCATGGCGGTGACCTTCGCGATCCCGAACCTGGACGACGCCCTCGATCCGGCGAAGAACAGCGGCTACCCGGTGATCTATATCCTGGAGAACTCGCTCAACTCCTTCTGGTCCGGATTGCTGTTGATCATCGCGGCGATCGCCCAGTTGTTCTGCGGCTACGCCTCGGTCACCTCGGCCTCGCGCATGCTGTTCGCGTTCGCCCGCGACGGCGCGGTCCCGGGTTCGGCGCTGTGGTCGAAGCTCTCGGCCAGAAAAGTGCCGGTGAACGCGGTGCTGTTCATTTCCGTGTTCGCCTTCGTGCTGTTGATTCCCTCGATGCTGGTCCCCGCCGAGAACGCGCCGACCGCGTATGCGGCGGCCACCTCGGTCGCGACCATCGGGCTCTACATCGCCTACGGCATTCCGATCCTGCTCCGCCAATTGCACGGCGCCCGATTCCGCACCGGTCCATGGCAACTCGGCCGCTGGTATCGACCGGTCGGCATCGTCGCGCTGGTCTGGATCGTCGTCATCAGCGTGCTGTTCGTGCTGCCGATGGACGACCGGGGCTATCCGTGGAACGGCGAGTTCACCTGGAACACCGTCAATTACGCGCCGATCGCGTTGGCCGGCGTGGTCGGCGCCATCGGGATCTGGTGGCTCGTCTCGGCCCGTACCTGGTTCACCGGTCCGAAACGCACGGTGGAGGGCGCGCCCGACGACGAGGCGCCCGTCACCGCCTGA
- a CDS encoding carboxymuconolactone decarboxylase family protein: protein MIVDIPEGKDPIGYVWGEMVPGIGVAASQFSLAVYSHSTLGLREFEAARLRIAQINGCLFCQDWRTERDGEKVEPEFAEAVTEWRTTEAFDERTRLAAEYAERYALDHHSIDDEFWVRMLAEYSQAEVVELSMSIGSWLAFGRLNRVLGLDTACVLPNHTATQ, encoded by the coding sequence ATGATCGTCGATATCCCCGAGGGCAAGGACCCTATCGGTTACGTCTGGGGGGAGATGGTGCCCGGTATCGGGGTCGCCGCGTCGCAGTTCTCGCTGGCGGTGTACTCGCACAGCACCCTCGGGCTGCGGGAATTCGAGGCCGCCCGGCTGCGCATCGCCCAGATCAACGGCTGCCTGTTCTGTCAGGACTGGCGCACCGAACGGGACGGCGAGAAGGTGGAACCGGAGTTCGCCGAGGCGGTCACCGAGTGGCGCACCACCGAGGCATTCGACGAACGCACCAGGCTCGCCGCCGAATACGCCGAGCGCTACGCCCTCGATCACCACAGCATCGACGACGAGTTCTGGGTGCGCATGTTGGCCGAGTACAGCCAGGCCGAGGTGGTGGAGCTCAGCATGAGCATCGGTTCCTGGCTGGCCTTCGGTCGCCTGAACCGGGTGCTCGGTCTCGATACCGCCTGCGTGCTGCCGAATCACACGGCGACGCAGTAG
- a CDS encoding NAD(P)H-dependent amine dehydrogenase family protein, translating into MISTAVWGTGNVGRAAIRAVEAHPALKLTSVLVHDPDKVGRDAGELSGLEHRIGVAATDDVDAVLAASPRAVVYAASGDIRPDAALADIVRALRAGAIVVTPALYALYDPRNAPAEVREPVLAAIAAGGGSLFVSGVDPGWGNDVLPLLLSGLGSTVEVIRCQELFDYSTYDQPDSVRYLVGMGQPMDYQPPMLAPTVPTMVWGGQIRLMARALGVELDEIRETLDRRALDATITTRSMGEFAAGTQGAVRFEVQGIVGGAPRIVVEHVTRIHPSCAPDWPAPADGDGAHRVIIEGQPRIEVTVAATDEDGNRSAGGNATAVGRLVSAIDWLAAADPGLYDALDVPLRPAVGKLGRKHP; encoded by the coding sequence ATGATCTCCACGGCGGTGTGGGGCACCGGCAATGTCGGCCGGGCGGCGATTCGGGCCGTCGAGGCACATCCGGCGCTGAAACTCACGAGTGTGCTCGTCCACGATCCAGACAAGGTCGGGCGCGACGCCGGGGAGTTGAGTGGTCTCGAGCACCGGATCGGTGTCGCCGCGACCGATGACGTCGACGCGGTGCTGGCCGCGAGTCCGCGCGCGGTGGTGTACGCGGCGTCCGGTGACATCCGGCCCGACGCGGCGCTCGCCGATATCGTGCGTGCGCTGCGCGCGGGCGCGATCGTCGTCACGCCCGCGCTATACGCGCTCTACGATCCGCGCAACGCGCCGGCAGAGGTGCGCGAGCCGGTGCTGGCCGCGATCGCGGCGGGCGGCGGCTCGCTGTTCGTGTCCGGCGTCGACCCGGGCTGGGGTAATGACGTGCTGCCGTTGCTGCTCAGCGGGCTGGGCAGCACCGTCGAGGTGATCCGATGTCAGGAGCTCTTCGACTACTCCACCTACGACCAGCCGGACTCGGTCCGCTACCTGGTCGGCATGGGCCAGCCGATGGACTATCAACCGCCGATGCTCGCGCCGACCGTGCCGACCATGGTGTGGGGCGGGCAGATTCGGCTGATGGCCCGCGCACTCGGCGTCGAACTCGACGAGATCCGCGAGACCCTGGATCGCCGGGCGCTGGACGCCACGATCACCACCCGGTCGATGGGCGAGTTCGCGGCGGGCACGCAGGGCGCGGTGCGATTCGAGGTGCAGGGCATTGTCGGTGGTGCGCCCCGGATCGTCGTCGAGCACGTCACGCGCATCCATCCGTCCTGCGCGCCGGACTGGCCCGCTCCGGCCGACGGTGACGGCGCGCACCGGGTGATCATCGAGGGGCAGCCCCGCATCGAGGTCACCGTCGCGGCGACCGACGAGGACGGCAACCGTTCGGCGGGCGGAAATGCCACGGCCGTAGGACGTTTGGTGAGCGCGATCGATTGGCTCGCCGCAGCGGACCCCGGACTCTACGACGCACTCGACGTCCCACTGCGTCCCGCGGTCGGCAAACTCGGAAGGAAACACCCATGA
- a CDS encoding esterase/lipase family protein, which produces MLVRVIRWGVVLCCVAMGLGVRPAAATAPPAAPVLVLGGFAADQAKVETLRAWLGARGYAAYSMLLPGDPTGTAAIADSARAVADRVAEIRRETGAARVDLVGHSMGGLAQRHYVKFLGGREQVGTYIDYGTPEHGTSLAVACAWAAGCRDLVPGSEFLTLLNAEPAVPPGLPAYHFFSTDAGEEREPLPGAMNAAVQTFCPGRAVSHADEPIDAAMQQLIAAALRGGPLATDCPPQS; this is translated from the coding sequence ATGCTGGTCCGGGTGATCCGGTGGGGCGTGGTGTTGTGTTGTGTGGCAATGGGGCTCGGCGTGCGCCCGGCGGCCGCGACGGCGCCGCCCGCCGCGCCGGTCCTGGTCCTCGGCGGTTTCGCCGCCGATCAGGCCAAGGTGGAGACATTGCGAGCCTGGCTGGGTGCGCGTGGCTACGCCGCGTATTCAATGCTGCTGCCGGGTGATCCGACCGGCACGGCCGCGATCGCGGATTCCGCGCGGGCGGTCGCGGACCGGGTCGCCGAGATCCGCCGCGAGACCGGTGCCGCCCGGGTGGATCTGGTCGGGCATTCGATGGGCGGTCTGGCACAACGCCACTACGTCAAGTTTCTCGGTGGACGCGAACAGGTCGGCACCTATATCGACTACGGCACGCCGGAGCACGGCACGTCACTGGCTGTGGCGTGCGCGTGGGCGGCGGGGTGCCGGGATCTCGTGCCGGGATCGGAGTTCCTCACCCTGCTCAATGCCGAACCGGCGGTGCCGCCGGGCTTGCCCGCCTATCACTTCTTCAGCACGGACGCGGGGGAGGAGCGTGAGCCGCTGCCCGGCGCGATGAACGCGGCGGTGCAAACGTTCTGTCCCGGTCGTGCGGTGTCGCACGCGGACGAGCCGATCGACGCGGCGATGCAGCAGCTGATCGCTGCCGCGTTGCGCGGCGGACCGCTCGCCACCGACTGCCCGCCACAGTCCTGA
- a CDS encoding erythromycin esterase family protein, which translates to MTQEIRDFVPPGCELLGLGEPTHQEPAFALIRNELFARLVELGFRSIVLETDRVAAFAVDDFVRAGRGTLDSAMREGFSHGFGALEANRQLVGWLRDYNRDRPPAQQVAFHGFDMPGENYSAPSPRRYLEFARGYAGLELDLAELLGPDERWSRAAAVLDPAESPGAGAAAERLRVLADDVALALDTRAAELIATSSRAEWRRAAAYLDAGIGLLRYHRAAARPLAARERMTLLLATRDALMARNLLDIRGVEARRGPTLVFAHNLHLRRHPSGAAARDELPGYECAGAIVGALLDDDQYACVVGSLGSSAVLGLAEPAPGTHESFLQGRTSTWDLLPPATPETAHSRTDTEPRQGYFPLDRPLVEQAAAILHVRAGVARAAG; encoded by the coding sequence ATGACGCAGGAAATTCGTGACTTCGTGCCGCCGGGATGCGAGCTGCTCGGCCTCGGTGAGCCGACCCATCAGGAACCGGCCTTCGCGCTGATCCGCAACGAGTTGTTCGCGCGACTGGTCGAGCTCGGTTTCCGTTCGATCGTGCTGGAAACGGATCGGGTGGCCGCCTTCGCGGTCGACGATTTCGTCCGAGCCGGCCGCGGCACCCTGGACTCCGCGATGCGCGAGGGTTTCTCACACGGCTTCGGCGCACTGGAAGCCAACCGCCAGTTGGTCGGGTGGCTGCGTGACTACAACCGGGACCGCCCGCCCGCACAGCAGGTCGCGTTCCACGGTTTCGATATGCCGGGCGAGAACTACAGTGCGCCGAGCCCGCGCCGCTACCTCGAATTCGCAAGGGGCTATGCGGGTCTGGAGCTGGACCTCGCCGAGCTGCTCGGTCCGGACGAGCGCTGGAGTCGCGCGGCGGCGGTGCTGGATCCGGCCGAATCGCCCGGTGCCGGTGCGGCGGCCGAGCGGCTGCGCGTGCTCGCCGACGATGTGGCGCTCGCGCTCGACACCCGCGCGGCGGAACTCATCGCGACCTCGTCACGCGCCGAATGGCGCAGGGCCGCAGCATATCTCGATGCCGGAATCGGTCTGCTGCGCTATCACCGCGCGGCGGCCCGCCCGCTGGCGGCGCGGGAACGGATGACGCTGTTGCTCGCCACCCGGGACGCGCTGATGGCCCGCAACCTGCTCGATATTCGCGGTGTCGAGGCCCGCCGGGGGCCGACGCTCGTCTTCGCCCACAACCTGCACCTGCGCAGGCACCCGTCCGGTGCCGCCGCGCGCGACGAACTGCCTGGTTACGAATGTGCCGGAGCGATCGTCGGCGCACTGCTCGACGATGATCAATACGCCTGCGTCGTCGGCAGTCTGGGCAGCAGTGCGGTTCTCGGCCTCGCGGAACCGGCGCCGGGCACGCACGAGAGTTTCCTGCAGGGCCGGACTTCCACCTGGGATCTGCTACCCCCTGCCACCCCCGAGACCGCGCACTCGCGCACCGACACCGAACCGCGGCAGGGTTACTTTCCGCTGGACCGGCCGCTGGTCGAGCAGGCGGCGGCCATCCTGCATGTGCGTGCCGGAGTGGCCCGCGCCGCGGGGTGA
- a CDS encoding TioE family transcriptional regulator: MKTLRPADLAREHGLSTQAIRNYERDGFLPPAARSPSGYRIYTEVHAAALRAYLALLPAYGHALGGRIMRALHDGELEKVLVAIDRGHEQLLRDRETLDVVRKSSAHLTAADAPAPRDDRDSRTIGELAHRIRVTPATLRKWENAGILVPGRDRVTGYRRYHAGDTRDAELAHLLRRGGYPLHQIAAVLRQVRTVGGTTALAAALDDWQHKLTAQGLAMLDAAAQLGHYRQLLEQAGSSSGAPQTRVS; the protein is encoded by the coding sequence ATGAAGACCTTGCGCCCCGCCGACCTCGCTCGCGAGCACGGACTGTCCACCCAGGCGATCCGCAACTACGAACGCGACGGGTTCCTCCCGCCCGCCGCGCGCAGCCCCAGCGGCTACCGGATCTACACCGAGGTGCACGCGGCCGCCCTGCGCGCCTACCTGGCGCTGCTGCCCGCCTACGGGCACGCGCTAGGCGGGCGGATCATGCGCGCACTGCACGACGGAGAGCTGGAGAAGGTCCTGGTCGCCATCGACCGCGGTCACGAACAGTTGCTCCGCGACCGCGAAACCCTCGACGTGGTACGGAAATCCAGCGCGCACCTGACGGCGGCCGACGCTCCCGCGCCACGCGACGACCGCGATTCGCGCACCATCGGCGAACTCGCACACCGCATCCGGGTCACCCCCGCGACCCTGCGCAAATGGGAGAACGCCGGAATTCTCGTCCCGGGCCGCGACCGCGTCACGGGGTATCGCCGCTATCACGCGGGCGATACCCGCGACGCCGAACTCGCCCATCTCCTGCGCCGCGGTGGTTACCCGTTGCACCAGATCGCCGCCGTGCTGCGCCAGGTCCGAACCGTGGGCGGCACAACGGCTTTGGCCGCCGCCCTCGACGATTGGCAGCACAAGCTCACCGCCCAGGGCCTGGCCATGCTCGACGCGGCCGCCCAACTCGGTCACTACCGGCAACTGCTCGAACAGGCGGGGAGCTCGTCGGGCGCGCCCCAGACGCGTGTCTCGTAA